A genomic stretch from Setaria italica strain Yugu1 chromosome VII, Setaria_italica_v2.0, whole genome shotgun sequence includes:
- the LOC101752645 gene encoding ubiquitin fusion degradation protein 1 homolog yields the protein MFYGGYAYHGSTFEQTYRCYPASFFDKPHLEGGDKVIMPPSALDRLASLHIEYPMLFELHNDATQRISHCGVLEFVAEEGMIIMPYWMMQNMLLQEGDTVRVKNATLPKGTYVKLQPHTTDFLDISNPKAILEKTLRNFSCLTTGDSIMVAYNNKQYYIDIVETKPASAVSIIETDCEVDFAPPLDYKEPEKPQQPTIPTSKAAAEVGDTVVEDEPKFKPFTGSGKRLDGRASKLQASEVPSTAHSVPLDSNKRANQQTSSAPATTSGASNSTRQKTGKLVFGSSASNNKEPQKAPAKEEEPPKKDELKFQAFSGKSYSLKR from the exons ATG TTTTACGGGGGATATGCATACCATGGCAGTACGTTTGAGCAAACGTACCGTTGTTATCCAGCATCCTTCTTTGATAAG ccaCACCTTGAGGGTGGTGACAAAG TAATAATGCCACCATCTGCCCTTGATCGCCTGG CTTCCCTTCACATCGAGTACCCAATGCTATTTGAGCTGCACAATGATGCAACTCAACGGATTTCACACTGTGGTGTTTTGGAGTTTGTGGCAGAAGAAGGCATGATCATCATGCCCTACTGG ATGATGCAAAACATGCTTCTTCAAGAGGGTGACACTGTCCGTGTGAAAAATGCCACGCTTCCCAAGGGTACATATGTGAAGTTGCAACCTCACACAACTGATTTTCTGGACATCTCAAATCCAAAAGCCAT CCTGGAGAAAACTCTCAGAAATTTCTCCTGCTTAACTACGGGAGATAGCATCATGGTTGCTTACAACAACAAACAGTATTATATTGACATTGTTGAAACAAAGCCTGCTTCAGCTGTTAGCATCATTGAGACAGACTGTGAAGTGGACTTTGCACCTCCCCTTGACTATAAAGAACCTGAGAAACCACAGCAGCCTACAATTCCCACAAGCAAGGCTGCTGCTGAAG TTGGAGACACTGTAGTTGAAGATGAACCCAAATTCAAACCATTTACTGGATCCGGAAAGCGGTTGGATGGTAGAGCCTCAAAACTACAGGCATCTGAGGTTCCATCCACTGCACATTCTGTTCCTTTGGATTCAAACAAAAGAGCAAATCAGCAAACATCATCTGCGCCTGCAACTACTTCTGGAGCTAGCAATTCCACTCGTCAGAAAACAGGAAAGCTTGTTTTTGGTTCAAGTGCAAGCAACAATAAAGAACCACAAAAG GCTCCTGCTAAAGAGGAGGAACCCCCGAAGAAGGATGAGCTGAAGTTCCAAGCTTTTAGTGGGAAGAGCTACTCCTTGAAACGTTAG